In Numidum massiliense, a single genomic region encodes these proteins:
- a CDS encoding DUF2620 domain-containing protein translates to MKVVIGGQVDKKEVAALVEAHGPEGVETTIKSDIEAAMAIKTGAADYYFGACHTGGGGALAMAIAILGRDQCETVSMPGRKPDETKVREAVQAGKKAFGFTADHKETAVPLILQAIKELT, encoded by the coding sequence ATGAAAGTCGTAATTGGCGGACAAGTCGACAAGAAGGAAGTTGCCGCGTTAGTGGAAGCACACGGGCCAGAAGGCGTAGAGACGACGATTAAATCGGACATTGAGGCTGCGATGGCAATTAAAACGGGTGCGGCCGATTACTACTTCGGCGCCTGCCATACGGGTGGGGGTGGCGCACTAGCTATGGCGATTGCAATCCTTGGACGCGATCAGTGTGAAACGGTTTCTATGCCAGGGCGGAAGCCGGATGAAACAAAAGTACGTGAAGCGGTGCAAGCGGGAAAAAAGGCGTTCGGATTCACTGCCGATCATAAAGAAACAGCTGTACCGCTCATTTTGCAAGCGATTAAAGAATTAACCTAA
- a CDS encoding APC family permease, translating to MKQEAQLDKVLSRFDVLALAFGAMIGWGWVVLAGEWISQAGVLGSVAAFLGGGAMVLFVGLVYSELTSAMPETGGVNIFLTRALGSRWAFIGCWSLAMGYISVVAFEAVALPTVIDYLFPGFQAGYLWEVAGFEVYLSWAGIGIAGSLIVMWINYRGIKQAAFFQIVCTVMLTLIGLVLIVGSPLTESPAGVSPLFAGGAVGLFGVLIMTPFMFVGFDVIPQTAAEINLPYRQIGKVLILSVAMAVVWYIGIVYAVGHSLSREAITTSSLPTADALAAVLGTPWGGKLLIIGGIGGILTSWNAFFVGGSRILYVMAQKGMLPQIFGRLHPKYHTPANAILLIGGVSLLAPLFGRQTLLWLTNAGSLSIMITYILVSIAFVWLRKREPQMERPFRAGKSAWIGWAAIVTSVILGVLYLPGMPAALEWPYEWAMLLAWWGVGAVYFFRLRAREKSREGEVAERTTATVDRAQ from the coding sequence GTGAAACAAGAAGCTCAACTGGATAAAGTGTTGTCGCGATTTGACGTCTTAGCGCTCGCTTTTGGCGCGATGATTGGTTGGGGATGGGTTGTGCTCGCCGGGGAGTGGATTAGCCAAGCAGGTGTGCTCGGATCGGTCGCCGCCTTTCTCGGCGGCGGAGCGATGGTGCTGTTTGTCGGGCTCGTCTACTCGGAACTGACGTCCGCCATGCCGGAAACAGGCGGGGTTAATATTTTTTTAACTCGGGCGTTGGGGAGTCGCTGGGCGTTCATCGGTTGTTGGTCGCTCGCGATGGGATACATCTCGGTCGTCGCCTTTGAGGCGGTCGCGCTCCCTACCGTCATCGACTATTTGTTTCCCGGTTTTCAGGCGGGCTATTTGTGGGAAGTTGCCGGCTTTGAAGTTTACCTATCGTGGGCGGGGATCGGCATTGCCGGATCGCTTATCGTCATGTGGATCAACTACCGTGGCATTAAGCAAGCCGCCTTTTTCCAAATTGTATGTACCGTTATGCTCACACTCATCGGACTCGTACTCATTGTAGGTAGTCCGCTGACGGAAAGCCCCGCTGGGGTGTCACCGCTATTTGCGGGGGGAGCGGTCGGTTTGTTCGGCGTGCTAATCATGACGCCGTTCATGTTTGTCGGGTTTGACGTCATCCCGCAAACGGCGGCAGAAATCAATCTACCCTATAGGCAAATCGGGAAAGTGTTAATTTTGTCCGTCGCGATGGCCGTCGTCTGGTATATCGGCATCGTATATGCCGTCGGCCATTCTCTTAGCCGCGAGGCGATTACTACCTCTTCCTTACCGACAGCCGATGCGCTTGCAGCCGTTTTGGGGACGCCTTGGGGCGGGAAGTTACTCATAATCGGCGGCATTGGCGGGATTTTGACGAGTTGGAACGCCTTTTTTGTCGGGGGTAGCCGCATTTTGTACGTCATGGCGCAAAAAGGGATGCTGCCGCAAATATTCGGTAGGTTGCACCCAAAGTATCATACACCAGCTAATGCGATCTTGCTTATCGGCGGTGTGTCGTTGCTCGCCCCTTTATTCGGCCGTCAGACGCTGCTCTGGCTGACGAACGCGGGTAGTCTCTCCATTATGATTACGTATATCCTCGTGTCTATCGCGTTCGTGTGGCTGCGGAAGCGGGAACCGCAGATGGAACGGCCGTTTCGCGCTGGTAAATCTGCTTGGATTGGCTGGGCAGCTATTGTGACCAGTGTGATTTTAGGTGTGCTTTACTTACCGGGAATGCCAGCCGCACTCGAGTGGCCGTATGAATGGGCGATGTTACTCGCTTGGTGGGGCGTCGGTGCCGTCTATTTTTTCCGTCTGCGCGCGAGAGAGAAGTCTCGGGAGGGCGAGGTTGCAGAACGAACGACCGCAACGGTGGATCGTGCTCAATAA
- the yhfZ gene encoding GntR family transcriptional regulator YhfZ — MASLSERLYTKNGLAARSIARRLLSMAVGEQIPRVSDFASELSLGRGTVQGALRLLEEVGAIQLESRGHLGTYLVNRDVSLLWKVAGITQLMGVMPLPYSRKYEGLATGLVEAFSEIAVPFNLAFMRGSEHRLDALKNGRYDFAVTSRMVGELARKQMEGFHIAKRLGPSSFVSGHEIFFADRHEVAIRDGMRVGIDYSSPDQYMLTSYECRLLRVEFVEMNYMQLLDMLKEGVIDAAVWNKDELRYAEYLGRAPFQTEHARHLSRAVSEAVLIVDGERPEVEQRIADLSIDTIHGVQRAVEQGQKFPCY, encoded by the coding sequence ATGGCGTCCTTATCCGAACGTCTATATACAAAAAACGGATTGGCGGCTCGCTCGATTGCACGCCGACTGCTGTCGATGGCGGTAGGAGAACAAATTCCTCGCGTCAGCGACTTTGCGAGTGAACTGTCGCTCGGGCGAGGGACGGTACAAGGGGCGCTCAGGTTGCTGGAGGAGGTCGGTGCGATTCAATTAGAGTCGCGAGGACATTTAGGGACTTATTTGGTTAATCGCGATGTGAGCTTGTTGTGGAAAGTAGCTGGAATCACCCAATTAATGGGCGTGATGCCCCTCCCGTATTCTCGAAAATACGAAGGCTTAGCGACAGGGTTAGTCGAGGCGTTTAGCGAGATTGCCGTACCGTTTAACCTTGCCTTTATGCGCGGGTCAGAACACCGGTTGGATGCGTTAAAAAATGGCCGTTACGATTTCGCGGTCACTTCGCGCATGGTTGGTGAGCTCGCGCGAAAACAGATGGAAGGGTTCCACATTGCTAAACGGTTAGGCCCGTCTTCTTTTGTATCTGGGCATGAAATATTTTTTGCCGATCGCCACGAAGTGGCGATTCGCGATGGTATGCGCGTTGGCATCGATTACTCGTCACCCGACCAATACATGTTGACGTCGTATGAATGTCGCTTATTGCGTGTTGAATTTGTCGAAATGAATTACATGCAATTACTAGATATGCTAAAAGAAGGGGTCATCGACGCCGCTGTATGGAACAAAGACGAACTGCGTTACGCGGAATACTTAGGGCGTGCGCCGTTTCAAACGGAACATGCACGTCATCTTTCGCGAGCAGTGAGCGAAGCGGTGTTAATCGTCGACGGCGAACGTCCGGAAGTCGAACAGCGGATTGCAGATTTGTCCATTGACACGATACACGGTGTGCAAAGGGCAGTGGAACAAGGGCAGAAGTTCCCGTGTTACTAA
- a CDS encoding vWA domain-containing protein — translation MEEMVGNKTRIEAAKEAVLEFAKQVPEEATISMRVYGHKGSGSEADKKLSCGSSEKYYEGNYDSEKFKNALNKVKPAGWTPIALALETVKDDIPKNTDDVVVYVVSDGIETCGGNPVKAAKDLVSSDIETIVNIIGFDVDNEGKNLLKKVASAGNGEFTYVDSERELKKYMREQYEQIQKSWLEWKEEGKEQSIQIKERMKKLALSTKESMKKKSEREKERLKSAQAYLKEKYNDREHPSSTMFSKVVNYANEKWRYAVDTGNEAWKQAVDSGNQQWKEYVEEGNKKMNEAGEKKKEHSE, via the coding sequence ATGGAAGAAATGGTGGGCAATAAGACAAGAATTGAAGCGGCAAAAGAAGCCGTTTTGGAATTTGCTAAGCAGGTTCCGGAAGAAGCGACAATTTCAATGCGCGTCTATGGTCACAAAGGATCCGGCAGCGAAGCGGATAAAAAATTGTCATGTGGTAGTTCGGAAAAGTATTATGAAGGGAATTACGATAGTGAAAAATTCAAAAATGCTTTGAATAAAGTGAAGCCGGCAGGTTGGACGCCGATTGCCCTCGCCCTAGAAACAGTTAAGGACGATATTCCTAAAAATACAGATGACGTCGTGGTGTATGTCGTGAGCGACGGGATCGAAACGTGTGGCGGTAATCCGGTTAAAGCAGCAAAAGATTTGGTTTCTTCCGATATTGAAACAATCGTGAACATCATTGGTTTTGATGTAGATAATGAAGGGAAAAACCTATTAAAAAAAGTGGCGAGTGCAGGTAATGGGGAATTTACGTATGTCGATTCGGAACGCGAATTAAAGAAATACATGAGGGAGCAGTACGAACAAATACAGAAAAGCTGGTTAGAATGGAAGGAAGAAGGAAAAGAGCAATCTATTCAAATTAAGGAAAGGATGAAAAAATTAGCTTTAAGTACGAAGGAAAGCATGAAAAAGAAGAGCGAGCGCGAGAAAGAACGCTTGAAATCGGCACAAGCTTATTTAAAAGAAAAATATAATGATCGTGAACACCCTTCTTCAACAATGTTTTCCAAAGTAGTTAATTACGCAAATGAAAAATGGCGCTATGCTGTGGATACCGGGAATGAGGCATGGAAACAAGCTGTAGATAGTGGCAACCAACAGTGGAAGGAATATGTCGAAGAAGGCAACAAGAAAATGAATGAAGCGGGAGAAAAGAAGAAAGAACATAGCGAGTGA
- a CDS encoding aldehyde dehydrogenase family protein: MRIDNYIRGWRKPERGEYVQCVSPHDAKEVCAAYPRSTAEDVRLAIAAAKEAFPAWKKLTAPQRGAYLQRAAQILKEEAKTIGRDLTREEGKTLAEGIGETLRAAAILEFFAGEGFQPAGEVIPSADRGTFLYTTRMPHGPVGLITPWNFPIAIPAWKMAPALIYGNTVVLKPAELTPVSVYHLVRALHEAGIPEGVVNCVFGSGSVLGAEMVGHPDVKAISFTGSNSVGSRIREQCAALGKPAQLELGGKNPLIVLEDADLEQAVSLAISGAFRSTGQKCTATSRVIVAEKVYDEFRERLLTETKRVRVGNPLDAATFMGPLASREQWETVRRMIAAGKAEAALLTGGEVPEDEHLAGGYYIQPTIFENVPREATIAREEIFGPVIALFKVKTFDEAVALANDTTFGLSASVCTRDLSLAHRFAEEIEVGMVHINSETAGAEPQAPFGGCKGSGTGLREQGKTAIDFYTQVKTVYMTHS, encoded by the coding sequence ATGAGAATTGACAACTACATTCGCGGGTGGCGCAAGCCTGAGCGAGGGGAGTATGTCCAGTGTGTGAGTCCGCACGACGCGAAGGAAGTGTGTGCGGCGTATCCCCGAAGTACCGCGGAAGATGTGCGGCTGGCAATTGCAGCGGCGAAAGAGGCGTTTCCCGCTTGGAAAAAGTTAACTGCTCCACAGCGCGGCGCTTATTTGCAGCGTGCGGCGCAAATATTGAAGGAAGAGGCTAAAACGATCGGGCGGGATTTGACTCGCGAAGAAGGAAAAACGTTGGCTGAAGGGATCGGGGAAACATTGCGCGCTGCGGCTATCTTGGAGTTTTTCGCTGGCGAAGGGTTTCAACCAGCGGGAGAAGTCATCCCTTCGGCAGACCGAGGAACATTTTTGTACACGACGCGGATGCCGCACGGACCGGTCGGACTCATTACGCCGTGGAATTTTCCGATCGCCATACCGGCGTGGAAAATGGCGCCAGCACTCATATACGGCAACACAGTTGTCCTTAAGCCAGCGGAGTTGACGCCCGTATCCGTCTACCACCTCGTACGGGCGCTGCACGAAGCGGGGATCCCGGAAGGTGTCGTCAACTGTGTATTTGGTTCGGGATCCGTCTTAGGAGCGGAGATGGTGGGGCATCCGGATGTAAAAGCGATTTCCTTTACTGGTTCAAACAGCGTCGGGTCGCGCATCCGCGAACAGTGTGCTGCCCTCGGTAAGCCAGCGCAGCTAGAGTTAGGCGGCAAAAACCCACTCATCGTGCTCGAGGACGCTGACCTTGAGCAGGCCGTATCGCTTGCGATCTCCGGTGCGTTCCGTTCTACCGGACAGAAGTGTACTGCCACGAGTCGTGTGATCGTCGCCGAAAAAGTGTATGATGAGTTTCGGGAACGGTTACTGACGGAGACGAAACGAGTGCGGGTCGGCAATCCTTTGGACGCGGCGACGTTTATGGGACCGCTCGCTTCCCGTGAGCAGTGGGAAACAGTGAGGCGCATGATTGCCGCGGGCAAAGCAGAAGCAGCGTTGCTCACCGGGGGCGAAGTGCCTGAAGATGAACACTTAGCGGGTGGTTATTACATTCAGCCGACGATTTTTGAAAATGTGCCGCGGGAGGCGACGATTGCACGGGAAGAAATTTTCGGCCCAGTGATCGCACTGTTCAAAGTGAAAACGTTTGACGAAGCGGTTGCGTTGGCAAACGATACAACCTTCGGATTGAGTGCCTCTGTCTGCACGCGCGATTTGTCGCTTGCGCACCGCTTTGCGGAAGAAATCGAAGTCGGAATGGTCCACATAAACTCCGAGACGGCCGGAGCCGAGCCACAGGCGCCGTTTGGCGGGTGTAAAGGGTCCGGAACGGGGCTGCGCGAACAAGGAAAGACCGCGATCGATTTTTACACCCAAGTGAAGACCGTTTACATGACTCACAGTTAA
- a CDS encoding DUF3870 domain-containing protein — protein MFTGKTYFLAGHARLPQGIAAHSVYDVLTITVEVDNKYQVILEASCTLATDHGRDYVSQILRGCSLQDDFEQLRRRIMNYYKGKAQSAIVAALKDLYNQYLEQQQKNGAKQ, from the coding sequence ATGTTTACTGGGAAAACGTATTTTTTAGCGGGACACGCCCGCCTGCCGCAAGGTATTGCGGCGCATAGTGTGTACGACGTCTTGACGATTACGGTCGAGGTGGACAATAAATACCAAGTAATCCTCGAAGCGTCATGCACGCTGGCGACCGACCATGGAAGGGATTATGTCAGCCAAATTTTACGGGGCTGCAGCCTACAAGATGACTTCGAACAGTTGCGCCGCCGCATTATGAATTACTACAAAGGTAAGGCGCAAAGCGCGATCGTCGCTGCGTTGAAGGACTTGTACAACCAATACTTAGAGCAGCAACAAAAAAACGGTGCAAAACAATAA
- the glaH gene encoding glutarate dioxygenase GlaH — MGLVTSEKERKYVQKHRAYEVMPHPKHPRLYHLQLDGELLARFFDKCKEETEQSLEYVPYARHVIAHYMRELFGGSFQETLRGILHDRESGGFTIGVQGCTTNPADYVKFATALTHLVGIPNFDAMSGKYYARFTVKDTDNSDSYLRQAYRLFTLHTDGTFVDEATDWLLMMKMAEENAVGGESRLLHLDDWEDLEKFSTDPLATYEMTYKAPPSKNVQEVVRRSTFFQHNNAPCICFIDQFAHPETVEQALYLKKLSHSVENSPATHALKLPVGDLVMLNNLFWMHGRAAFEKHPQLHRELMRQRGRFAQV, encoded by the coding sequence ATGGGATTAGTAACGAGTGAAAAAGAGCGAAAGTATGTCCAGAAGCACCGCGCCTACGAGGTGATGCCGCACCCGAAGCACCCGCGCCTTTACCATTTGCAGCTTGATGGGGAACTGTTGGCCCGCTTTTTCGACAAATGCAAAGAGGAGACGGAACAGTCGTTAGAATACGTACCGTATGCGCGGCACGTGATCGCCCACTACATGCGGGAGTTGTTCGGCGGCTCCTTCCAAGAAACGCTGCGCGGCATTCTCCACGACCGCGAGAGCGGTGGATTTACGATCGGGGTGCAGGGGTGCACGACTAACCCCGCCGACTATGTGAAGTTTGCCACCGCCCTCACCCACTTAGTCGGGATTCCCAACTTTGACGCGATGAGCGGCAAGTACTACGCCCGCTTTACAGTTAAAGATACGGATAACAGCGATTCGTATTTGCGTCAGGCGTATCGCCTGTTTACACTACACACCGACGGCACGTTCGTCGATGAAGCGACGGATTGGCTGCTCATGATGAAGATGGCAGAAGAAAATGCGGTTGGTGGGGAATCGCGTTTGCTCCATCTCGACGATTGGGAGGATTTAGAGAAGTTTAGCACCGATCCGCTCGCCACGTATGAGATGACGTATAAGGCGCCGCCGAGCAAAAACGTGCAAGAAGTGGTACGGCGGAGCACGTTTTTCCAGCACAACAACGCCCCGTGCATTTGCTTTATCGACCAGTTTGCCCATCCGGAGACGGTCGAGCAGGCCCTTTACTTAAAGAAATTGTCGCATTCGGTAGAAAACAGTCCCGCGACGCACGCTTTAAAGCTTCCCGTAGGGGATCTCGTCATGCTGAACAACTTGTTCTGGATGCACGGGCGGGCCGCTTTTGAGAAACACCCCCAACTGCATCGCGAGCTCATGCGACAACGGGGCCGCTTCGCGCAAGTGTAG
- the lhgO gene encoding L-2-hydroxyglutarate oxidase, which produces MYDVVIIGGGIVGLSTGRLLAEQAPHAKIAVIEKEDGPARHQTGRNSGVIHSGIYYTPGSLKAKLARQGNAAMVRFCETHDIPYDVCGKVIVATEREEVPLLERLYERGQQNEIAVSMLGSEELREIEPHVKGIQAIRVPSCGIVDYKAVSTALARIIREQGGDLLYGTKVEKIAEGKDGVTLETNKGSFQSRFVINCAGLYSDKVAQGSGVRTGMKIVPFRGEYYELVPEKRHLVKNLIYPVPNPDFPFLGVHFTRMMDGSIHAGPNAVLSFKREGYRKTSFNIREFSEVMVYTGFWKLAIANMGEGLKEMWRSLSKKAFLKSLQRMIPELTLEDIRPADAGVRAQALKPNGDLVDDFAIFHGEHSLHVCNAPSPAATASILIGQTIVESIPDAVLASRVSMNVSNGTVSSAKIPATNP; this is translated from the coding sequence TTGTACGATGTAGTCATTATCGGGGGTGGCATCGTCGGTTTATCGACCGGGAGATTGCTCGCCGAACAGGCACCCCACGCAAAAATAGCAGTTATCGAAAAAGAAGATGGTCCGGCTCGCCATCAAACCGGCCGCAACAGCGGCGTGATTCACTCCGGCATATATTACACACCGGGCAGCCTGAAAGCAAAATTGGCGCGGCAGGGAAATGCTGCCATGGTGCGGTTTTGTGAAACACACGACATCCCTTACGACGTCTGCGGCAAAGTCATCGTTGCGACGGAACGGGAAGAGGTACCGCTGTTGGAGCGGTTGTACGAAAGGGGACAGCAAAATGAGATCGCCGTCAGTATGCTCGGCTCCGAAGAATTGCGCGAGATTGAGCCCCACGTCAAAGGCATACAGGCGATTCGCGTACCGAGCTGTGGCATCGTCGACTACAAAGCCGTATCCACGGCACTTGCCCGTATCATTCGCGAGCAAGGGGGTGACCTGCTTTACGGGACGAAAGTGGAAAAGATCGCGGAAGGAAAGGACGGCGTCACGTTGGAGACGAACAAAGGCAGTTTCCAGTCCCGCTTCGTCATTAACTGTGCGGGCTTGTACAGCGACAAGGTAGCACAAGGAAGCGGCGTGCGCACAGGCATGAAAATTGTCCCCTTCCGCGGGGAGTATTACGAGCTCGTGCCGGAAAAGCGCCATTTGGTGAAGAACTTGATCTATCCCGTGCCGAATCCGGATTTCCCTTTTTTAGGTGTCCATTTTACGCGCATGATGGACGGTTCCATTCACGCTGGGCCCAATGCGGTGCTCAGTTTTAAGCGCGAAGGCTATCGGAAAACGTCGTTTAACATACGAGAGTTTTCCGAGGTGATGGTTTACACCGGCTTTTGGAAGCTCGCCATTGCCAATATGGGTGAAGGATTGAAAGAGATGTGGCGTTCGTTAAGCAAAAAGGCGTTCCTAAAAAGCTTGCAACGGATGATTCCGGAGCTTACGTTAGAAGATATTCGCCCCGCCGATGCAGGCGTACGTGCGCAAGCGTTAAAGCCGAACGGTGATTTAGTGGACGATTTTGCGATTTTTCACGGAGAACACTCGCTGCACGTCTGTAACGCTCCTTCGCCGGCGGCGACGGCGTCGATTTTGATCGGCCAGACGATTGTCGAAAGCATACCGGACGCGGTTCTCGCGTCGCGCGTGTCGATGAACGTTTCTAATGGTACGGTGTCTTCGGCGAAAATACCAGCAACGAATCCGTAG
- the gabT gene encoding 4-aminobutyrate--2-oxoglutarate transaminase, with translation MTTTQTEKMLPGKLSSALHVRRQAAVPRGPYNVSPLYVKKAEGAILTDVDGNELIDFAGGIGMQNVGHCHPKVVKAVQEQASSCMHSCFHVMPYENYIELAEKLNELVPGDWEKKTLFINSGAEAVENAVKIARKATGRSGILSFQRGYHGRTLMTMSLTSKVKPYKHGFGPFATDTYKLPYPYYYRASLGTTPDEVDASILQQIEQFFIEEVAASDIAAIVMEPVQGEGGFVVPSRTFVQGIRDICDKYGILFIADEIQTGFGRTGKMFAIEHFGVAADLVTMSKSIAAGMPLSAVTGRAELMDAPESGQLGGTFAGSPVSCAAALAVLEVLEEEKLLARAAVIGERMHAAFTEMATTYDIIGDVRGLGAMTAIELVENRATKQPATAATARILERCWKNGLLAVSAGINGNVLRFLPPLVIADEQLTAGLNILTTAIAAEYR, from the coding sequence ATGACAACGACACAAACAGAAAAAATGTTACCAGGGAAACTTTCTTCCGCACTTCATGTGCGCCGCCAAGCGGCAGTGCCAAGAGGACCGTACAACGTTTCCCCTTTATATGTAAAAAAGGCAGAAGGTGCAATTCTCACGGATGTCGACGGGAATGAGCTCATCGATTTTGCTGGCGGGATCGGCATGCAAAACGTGGGACACTGTCACCCGAAAGTCGTTAAGGCCGTGCAAGAACAAGCATCCAGCTGCATGCACAGTTGTTTTCACGTCATGCCCTATGAAAATTATATCGAGCTAGCAGAAAAATTGAACGAGCTCGTTCCCGGAGACTGGGAAAAGAAGACACTGTTTATTAACAGTGGTGCGGAAGCGGTAGAAAATGCGGTTAAAATTGCACGCAAAGCGACGGGGAGGAGTGGCATTCTCTCCTTTCAGCGCGGTTACCACGGACGGACGCTCATGACGATGTCCTTAACGAGCAAAGTGAAACCGTATAAGCACGGGTTTGGTCCCTTTGCGACAGATACGTACAAATTGCCTTATCCGTATTATTACCGAGCGTCGCTAGGCACGACGCCGGATGAGGTAGACGCAAGCATTTTACAACAAATCGAGCAGTTTTTCATCGAGGAGGTTGCGGCGAGCGACATCGCGGCGATCGTGATGGAGCCGGTGCAAGGGGAAGGCGGCTTCGTCGTCCCGTCGCGCACCTTTGTACAGGGCATCCGCGACATTTGCGACAAGTATGGCATTCTCTTCATTGCCGATGAAATCCAGACGGGTTTCGGGCGTACGGGAAAAATGTTTGCCATTGAGCATTTCGGGGTGGCCGCCGACTTGGTAACGATGTCGAAGTCGATCGCCGCCGGGATGCCTCTCAGTGCGGTAACGGGTCGGGCAGAGTTGATGGACGCACCGGAGAGTGGACAGTTGGGAGGTACCTTTGCCGGGAGCCCGGTATCGTGTGCCGCGGCACTCGCTGTACTAGAAGTGCTCGAAGAGGAAAAATTGTTAGCACGCGCGGCGGTCATCGGCGAGCGCATGCACGCAGCATTTACAGAGATGGCGACAACGTACGACATCATCGGCGATGTTCGCGGACTCGGGGCGATGACAGCGATCGAACTCGTGGAAAACCGCGCCACGAAACAGCCGGCGACAGCGGCGACGGCGCGCATTTTGGAGCGCTGCTGGAAAAATGGGCTACTCGCCGTCAGCGCAGGCATTAACGGGAATGTCCTCCGCTTCCTACCGCCTCTCGTCATTGCGGACGAACAACTGACGGCGGGATTAAATATATTGACGACGGCGATTGCCGCGGAGTACCGCTAA
- a CDS encoding PRD domain-containing protein, translating into MLQQLDDRLTILVNGDVVVPQAAELAKKAALKLQDAYGALPVDQVNMLVTHLATALTRLERGEAVQAPPEALLAEITTSPLMEKAVQEIAWIEREWDSTLPDEEKQFLCVHYVSVLNQLTGGGNE; encoded by the coding sequence GTGTTGCAGCAGTTGGACGATCGGCTAACGATTTTGGTCAATGGCGATGTCGTCGTTCCGCAGGCAGCTGAACTTGCGAAAAAGGCGGCGCTCAAGTTACAGGATGCTTACGGCGCGTTACCGGTAGATCAGGTAAACATGCTGGTGACACACCTTGCGACGGCGTTGACGCGCCTCGAGCGAGGTGAAGCGGTGCAAGCTCCCCCAGAAGCACTACTCGCAGAAATAACGACTTCGCCGCTCATGGAAAAGGCGGTCCAAGAAATTGCGTGGATCGAGCGCGAGTGGGACAGTACCTTACCGGACGAAGAAAAACAGTTTTTATGTGTGCACTATGTATCTGTTTTAAATCAGCTCACAGGAGGCGGAAACGAATGA
- a CDS encoding uracil-DNA glycosylase, giving the protein MAILKNDWAPLLEQEFTKPYYLKLRRFLVDEYNNRVIYPDKYDIYNALHYTSYENTKVVILGQDPYHGPGQAHGLSFSVQPGVKAPPSLQNIFKELHDDLGCAIPNNGCLIKWAEQGVLLLNTVLTVRQRMPHSHKGMGWETFTDEVIRTLNERETPVVFILWGRHAQAKQELITSAKHCIIKSPHPSPFSANRGFFGSRPFSRTNRFLREIGRAEIDWQLPDV; this is encoded by the coding sequence GTGGCAATTTTAAAAAATGATTGGGCGCCGTTGTTGGAACAGGAATTTACGAAACCGTATTACCTTAAGCTACGGCGTTTTTTAGTAGACGAGTACAACAATCGCGTCATTTATCCCGACAAATATGACATTTACAACGCTCTACACTATACGTCTTACGAAAACACGAAGGTCGTTATTTTAGGTCAAGACCCGTATCACGGCCCCGGACAAGCCCACGGTTTGAGTTTTTCGGTCCAACCGGGAGTGAAAGCGCCGCCGTCTTTGCAAAATATTTTCAAAGAACTGCACGACGACTTAGGTTGCGCGATCCCGAATAACGGGTGTCTTATTAAGTGGGCCGAGCAAGGCGTGTTGTTGCTCAACACGGTACTCACCGTCAGACAGAGGATGCCTCATTCACACAAGGGCATGGGTTGGGAGACGTTTACCGACGAAGTGATCCGCACGTTGAACGAACGAGAGACGCCAGTCGTATTCATTTTATGGGGCAGGCATGCGCAGGCGAAGCAAGAACTGATTACGTCGGCCAAACATTGCATAATAAAATCCCCTCATCCGAGCCCGTTTTCGGCGAACAGGGGCTTTTTCGGAAGCCGCCCGTTCTCGCGCACGAATCGGTTTTTGCGGGAAATTGGGCGGGCGGAGATTGACTGGCAGCTACCGGACGTTTGA